In Neomonachus schauinslandi chromosome 8, ASM220157v2, whole genome shotgun sequence, the genomic stretch CTCACCGGGCCAGGTCCACCACGGGCTCCAGGATGTTGTGACCCAGGGCAGCGCTGCACTCTCCAAAGGAGACCCCCAGCTCCTGCAGGCAGACAGGGGTGTGGGGGCCCTGGGAGAGCCCTCTGAGCGCCCCGGCCAGCCCTGGTGGTCTAGCCAGCAGACAGAGCCCCACCCAGTGCACCCCTGGGCCAACCCCGACGGGGGGAGGGTAGGGGGAGGCAGCCCCGcaccctaccccccccccccgtgccccCTCCCCGCGCTGGCCACCGGTCAAAGATGCCACCCCGGCGACTTTCCACAGCCCTCGCTCGGAGTGATGGTGGGAAGCCTGTGTCCCAACTTGGAGAAACGTCCCTTGGGAACATTTTAAACTGTTATGCTTTTTTGATTTCAAAAACATCCAAAAAATTCAGCTGGGGAGGGGCCGGAATATTGGAAAATACAGTATGCAAAAAGTGTGAGAGCAAAATATAAACCCCTCCTGTTAGCGTTTGATATATATTTCCATTCTGTTTTACGGAACCCTTTTCCTGGAGGCGAGTGGGCTCCACATCATCGCGCTGTGGGATTAAACCCCCGGAACCGGCTGCCCAGGCAGGCCCCGTGGAGTATGGGCAACCTCGCAGGGTTCAACCCAACCTAAACCCCGGCTTGCAGCTGCTCTTCTGAGTCCACATTTCATTGTGAGCATTTCCTCCACGCCCTCGGACATTTTTCCGGGACAGGATTCTTAATGGCAAATGCCAGCCTCTCACATGAACCTCCACAACTTAACCACCAACTGCCGCCAAATGTTTgttcttataaataatgctgtgaagAACATCCTCATATAAACATGCTTGATTATACATTATACGCGGGTATCCATTATGCTATTCTCTTAGGGATTGTTATTTCTGATtctttccttaggataaattgcTAGAGGAGGAATTACTATGTCAAAGAGATGAGCCACTACAtttaacaggggaaaaaaaacccgcCAAGCAGGAGCCACAATGATGACCTCATGACtctgagaaaggagaggagaaggggaaagaaatacAAGATGGAAATGCCGAGAGGGGCTGTGGCAGAGGTGGGGTAAGGAGTTTCTGGAATGTGGTCAACTTCTattcataaataaatagtatCCACTGTCTACTGGTGGGGCTTTTGATGCAATCTTGCCAGGGAAGAATTTGGGTCCTAAGATAGAATAAATTAGAAGGAATGTTCTGTTAATTAGAGACTGGAGAGAAAATTCAGATTTGATTGGGAATTTTAAGTGaagcttttaaaactttttttttttttactctgaagatatttttatatagGTCAGAATGTTGTGTGGGGATCTGCTAATTCAACGTGAGGGTCAGTGTCATGCCCGCCGAGACAGCCTTATGTTTGGGCCTAAGaacagggtgggtgggaggcgGAGGTGGCCAGGCTGCTGTCCACTCTGACCCGGCCTttggcagggcaggggcaggaacGGGCAGTGGGTCCTTCTCAGTTGCCCAGGCCAGGGGGACCTGTTCACTACCCTCCAGGGAGGGGTCTGTCCAGtccaggctgggtgggggggtTGATGTCCAGGTGCTCACCTGGGCCAGTCGCTGCCCAGCCTCGATGGGCACCTGCCGCTCCTCCTCACAGTCCATCTTGTTTCCCAGGAGAAGGATGACCACCCCGTCGGGCCCTGATTCCTGCGTATTGAACACATGCCCTCAGCCACACATGTTGAGGTCCTGCTCTgctgtgccaggccctggctgGATTTGGCCTTGCCCTCCAGGAAGCTGACAGGGTACACACCCCCTCCGCCGCCTTTCCATGTCACACTCACTccacacccttcccccacccatgaCATCTTCCCTTCAATCTACAGTGAGTCTGCCCTTCCTTTCTGCCTGCAAACGTGTCACCCATTTTCCAAGGCCAGCCTCAAACCtgcctcccccaggaagccttccaggatTGTTCCTGCCCATGCTCCTCTCTTCTTGCCTGTGCTGAACAGCCCAGCGCTTGATTACACAGGCTGGCTTGGCTCATTTCCTAATTGTTTCAtgacgacgacgacgacgacgatGACGACGACTAGCTTctgtttactgagtgcttactatataccCAGTGTTGTTCTGAAGGCAATTTTATCAGTTAATCCTAATAACTGTATGAGAGAAGTTGGAaaattgaagttcagagaagttaagtcacttgtccaagaTGACAGAGTTGGGGCAGGGTAgttgggattcaaacctaggtcCTGTCAGACTCAGAGCCCAGCCTCCTTCATACATTACCTTATCTCACTGCTTTTGCTTCCTTCAACTAGACTAGAAACTTCCAGAGAGAAGACAACATGTCTTTCTTCATACCCCTCTGCTGTGCACTAGCACATACTAGTACATACTGCAGAATTTCAGTATATATGTCTCAATTAAGTACATGGGGGAAAGAACTAGAGATGTGTGGACAGAGGAATTGTCACCTAGAGTGGTACGAGACTTGTATTATCCCCAGGCGTTAAGAAGACATCACCTAGCTGCTGTATACAGGAAAGAAATGTTCGGAGGATAAAGGAAGTAGTTTGTTTTGGAGGCTGTACTATGTGGTTGTGGTTTCTTCCTATGACTATGCTCCCAGCTCACCCAGCCACATGCCCTCAGTGGGTCACATCACCCACATGTCTGTCGTGTCATTTGTAATCCTGGGAAAAAAGGGGGCATGGGCAGGATACAAGTTCCCTCTTGACTCCACAGACCGGGGCCAACCCCAACAGCCATCTGCAGGTGGCTACGAAGGCCACTTACCCGGAGACAGTCCAGCCAGTAGCGCACGTGGGCGAAGCTCTCCTGGGAGGTGATGTCGTACATGAGTACCACTCCGTCAGCCTTGCGGAGCAGCTGCCGCGTCATGCTGTGGTACCTGCCCAGACAGTCTGCGTGAGGCTTGGCCTGGTGGGTGGACCCCTCGCCCTGGCCTCTCCGGGCCTCAGCTACTTCATGCACGGAGCGGGAGAATTAACTTTTCCTGCCTCAACTGCTTCCTACAGAGAGTGTGCATACAGCAGTATGATTGTTGAATACGTAACAATTCTCATGGCTCGAGCTTCGAAAGGTACCAAAGAGTACCCAGTGAAAACTCTATcgtgcccctccccctttcccagtTAATAAGATGTCTTGGGgtcatctgagtggctcagtcggttaagcgtctgccttcggctcaggtcatgatcccggggtcctgggatcgagccccgcgtcgggactccccgctcagtggggagcctgcttctccctttcccactccctctgcccctcccctctcatgctctctctttctttctctctttcaaacaaacaaataaataaataaataaaatcttttagaaaataaaaacaagggcgcctgggtggctcagtcggttaagcgactgccttcggctcaggtcgtgatcctggagtccccggatcgagtcccgcatcgggctccctgctcggcggggagtctgcttctccctctgaccctcctccctctcatgctctctgtctctcattctctctctcgcaaataaataaataaaatctttaaaaaaaaaaaagaaaacgtctTGGAGATGTTTCCCCACTGGTGCATAGAGTCCACAGTCTTTTTTTGTGACTTCACAATATTCTACGGATTGTGCAGTTAGGCTCTGACTGACTGGGCCACCTGGCCTCCTGGTCAGACTGTTCCCGGTGCTTCTCCACATGAACCATGCTGCTGTGGACATAAGCCGCTATTACAGTCAGGGATGAGTTTATCAGCACGAATTTCTGGGAGTGGGGCCGCTCGGTCAAAGAAGAGGTGCCCTTTAGATTTCGATCGCTACTGCCTACCTGGAGAGTGGCGGGCCGGCGTTTTCAGAAGGACAGGAGATCAGGCAGCTGTCCCCTGGGGGCCACGTTGGGATGCTAGGCCAAGGGGCCCCCGGCTCTGCTGCCCCCTCAGTCAGCCCGCTGGAGCCTGGCTCCTCTCCGCCTCCCCGAACTCCTCAGTCCTTAGGGGGTTGGATGCCTTTTTGGCCCTTGGTTGCCTCTTGCCTATGTGGAGTCTTCAAGGTCAGGGCTGCCCTCCATCCCTCTGCGCCTCAGGCTTACCCCCCGGGACCCTGATACCACGAACAGGGACAGTGCCTGTCACCTCTCCTGGCCAGCCGTGTCCCAGAGTTGCAGCACGAAGCATTTGTTGTCCACCAGCAGAGTTTTGACCCGAAAATCCACTCCTAGGACACACAGAGCTGGGTCAGGCCTGCTTCTAAGTTACCAACCAGGACTTCCAGCCCAAACCTGCGCCCAGGATATACCTGTCCCCGACACCAGCCCCTCTGGCTGCTGGGCTTCCTTCCCCTCGGCTCTCCAAATCCCATCCACACACAAGGGCCCACATCCTCCAacaggcctttcctgaccacctaGCCCGTGGGGTTCACGGTCCCCGCTGCATTCCCACACCCTCATGCTCAGTGCCGATTCAAGGCACCTTGCATTGTTTTGATCTCTGTGAATATAGCTGTCTTCCCAACTGTACAGCAATCGTTATTCCTCAGGTCACTCAGGAGAACCAGggtcactattttatttttataatactccCTGTTTCATTCCTGATTATAGCATGGCTCTTCCCCCTTCAACCAGACAGCAGGGTAGAAACAGGCAGcccaggaaggtggggggagTGCTGGCTTCGGGGATGACTGATTGCGCTGGGAGCTGTCCACCCTCTGCCGCTGTAagggctgtgtgacctcaggcaagtcactttacctctctgagcctccctttctCATTTGCAAGGTGACAATTTAAAAAGACCCACATTGGGGCACgttgagcatgcaactcttgatctcagggtcgtgagttcaagccccacatgggatGTAGAgcttatttgaaaatacataaattttaaaactatctgtaagaaaaaataacaataataaaataaaaagggctaCATTGCAAGGTGGTTGGGAGGACTGAATGACTCATGTTTGAGGTTTGGCCCAGGGGTGCTTGGGAGGCgatcattttcatcattattctCATCTCCCCGAGGCACATCCCTTCAAAGTTCACAGCCCCCCACCTCGCTGTGGTCATGCCTCCAGACCCTTCCTGTCCCTGAAAATATGAAGGTAATAGTGAAATCCCAGGAGGGTTTAGAAGCTTTGGGGGTGCACCTTCCTGACAACCCCCAAGGAATTCCAGCAGAGTAAGGAGTGATGAGAGGGACTTCTTCTCCATCCCCACTCCCTTTCCTAAGGAAGCCCTGAGGATGCAGAGCCCACCACAGGCCCCAGACCAGctggggggggctggggaggaaggggtgccTCCTCATACCAGCCCTGAGCTGGTAGAGACTTTTCCAtctgctgctgcccctggcaGTGGTTGCAaccttgccccccgcccccaccatgcTCTCGGCAGGAAGTGGCAGCCTGGGGGGCCTGACTCAGCAAAATGGCAAAGCAGAAGTTCATCTGTAGCATCCGCTCCCCTTTATTGCCCTCTTTCCTGAACGTCTTAGGAAGCCCAGGGTCTGCAGGAACCTCTGAGATTagctgaccgccccccccccccccccccccccgtgataATGCCCAGCCTCGGCTTAAATCCCCACCGTGTAGTCTATGAACGACTCTAACAAGTATGTCTCGCCTTTCCTAACTCCGCCATTAAAGCCCACCTTCCTCCTCCCTACCCACCCCCTCCTCAATCCACCCACGTGGCCCCCCATACCGTCCCCCAAACATGTTATAACTTACCCACACAAATCACTAAGAATATAACGGTTATCTCCTCCCCAAGGAATCTGCTACTTAACAGGAGCAGCCCCAGGGAGAGAGTCACGCTGAACCCAGCACAAGCTAAAACTTCTGGGGTGAGCCATGTGCCCTGAAGGCAGGAGACCGTGGGTCTGAACTTCGGGCCCCAGCAAGGGCAGGACCCTTAAGCAGGGCCTCACTGATCtgtttccctcatctgtaaaatggggatatgcAAAAGCCTGGCCAAAAATGCACATTCAGCTATAACTCCATTGGCTCTGGCTCTGGCCCTCCACCCAGCCCTGTTCTCGAATGCCCGCAGGCTAGAGTTCTTATCTTCTGAGAGAGGGGGTGGGAATGGAGGAGGTGAGGCCGAGAGCGCAGCAATGTTCTCGACCCAGGAAGCCAGAATCGGCCCCATTGATAGTGAAGCCCGGTGGATGACCGCCGCCAGGGGGCGCCAAACCGCAGCTGGCGCCGGGCCGACTTGGCTCTCCCCGCTGGATCCCGGACGCTCCCAGCAGTGCGTGCAGGCTTGTCCCGTCTTTTCACAGTTACGCAACCTGTGTTTTTCCTGATTGAATTCTGTGGAACCTTCTTATCACATAATAATGGGGGCAGGTCAGTTAGATAGGGAGGGCTTTGTAAGGAAGGAGGCTTGGAAGATGCTTTGGCTCACCGTAGGTGGTCAGTAACCAGGACCTTAGGTGATTCAGGCCTTGCAGACCCTGTGACCCTGCCCAACAGCAGACCAGGTCTGCTATGGGTTCCCGGTTCCCCAGGACACTGAATTTTTAAGTGGTTCCCCCGGTGAGGACTCTTAGAGAAAAATCTGAGAACCCATCCTGGAGCTACTGTTGTATGAAGACTATCGTCTACCCATTGGTCTGGCGCTGGTCCCCAGTCGGCATGCACTTTGACGACACAAACACATGGACTCCCCCCCCATCTCTGTGCCTAAGTGGGCCCCCTCTTCATTCCTGAGCTTGCATTTCTGTGGCTCTATACGATGCCAAATGGTCACAGATCCCAAAGTTTGTAGGTAGGGGAGTCTTTGTGTTTGGGAACATCTTATTTGGGGGGGGCCACTGCATTAAACACGatcaaatatttacttataataatagcaacaaaaataatatttattgagcccttgcCACATGCCAGATATTCTAAGGGCTTGACATGTAGTAACTGACTCATCCTCACAACTATTCTAGGAAGTCGGTACTCTTGTCCCCGTTATGCAGATGAGGGGTTGGGAGCTCAGAGGGGTTGAATAACCTGCCCAAGTTCATCCTGCTCATCAGTGgcagagatgggatttgaactcaggtatCTGAGTTCCTAACTGACCGTACTCTAGAAATACATTCTGTGTAAAATACTCAACTTGCCCAAGGCAACTTCCTGCCAGAGCTTGGCTGCCGGGGCCGGGGCTAATCGTGAACAAAGGCAGCCAGCGTGGACCCTGCAGTGGCCTGCCCACAAGCCATGTGGGTGGGGACTTGCTTGTTTTCACTAGCAACCAGCTCTGGCACCTAAATTGCAGGGTGCTTTGTTGATGTGGCGCATTATAAGCTAATCAGATCAATGCAGCAAAGCAAATTACCTATAATTAGAGATAATTAGTAAAATAGTAAGATTATGCCCATATAAAATAAAGTCTAATGCAGGGGCTGTGGCCAGGACAGAACCTGCAGCTTCCCCGGGAGATGGCTCTCTGCGGCCCCCCTCCGGCTCCTGGGCGCCGGGCCCTGGGTCTCCCCCGCCTCCGCAACCTTGCTCCCCAGGTGGGCCCTTACCCACGGTAGCTGTCAGCCCGGTGGCGAAGGAGTTCTGGTGCAGTAGGTGCAGGAAGGAGGTTTTTCCCACGTTTGAGTCTCCCAGGAAGATGACATGGAAGAGGTAATCAGGGTCAGCGGGAGGCTCGCTGGCGGTGGGGGACCCTGGGGATGAGGTCGGCGCAGCCTCCCTGGAGTCAGTCCCTGGGGCTGGAGGCCTGTGATCTGCCGTGGGCTCCCTGGATTGAAGGGAGCCTTGTTCTTCTGCACGAGCAGTAGTAGGTGAGGCCGTGGGTTGGGCTTCCAGCTCAACCATGGTGGGGGGGGCTCTGCGTGTGCTCCTGGAGCCCTGCTCCACCCCCAGGCTGAGCACCCTCCTGGCGAGAGCCCAGGGGAGGTGGCCGTGTGCTAGGAGCTTCTGCTTCAGCCTCAGCCCGTGGTGTGTCACACGGGAGAGGAGCAGGCAGATGATCTCGCTGGGGGAGTTCTGAATGCCCAGCTTTCAGGCCATGAGCCTCACTTGACTGCTCTGAACTGAGGTCTTGCCCTCCTTGGCCCACCTGTTTCCTTTCCTCCACCCTGGGCTCTTCTTCCAGATGCTCGTGGGAAAGGGCAGGCAGCCCATCTGGCCCAAGGACCTGGCCATGAGCTTCTCTTGGCCCCCCAGGAGGGCCCTCCTGCACACCCGGGCCCAGCTGGCCCTGCTCCAATCCCTCTGTGGGAGGCTGACCCACAGGCTCCAGATCCTGGGAGGGCCCAGCCGGCCCTAGTGTGAGGGCTCGGGCTCCTGGGGACCCCAGTCCTGGCTCAGGCCCAGGGACGTGCAGGTCCTGATAGAGGGCCTCGCTCTGCCTGGGCCGCTTGTCTGAGACAGGCCCAGGCCCGGGGCTCTTGTCATCTGGTTGTGAGGCCTGGAGCGCTTCACTGGGCccagctggggcctggggagggggggagatcacctggggagggggtgcatCCTCCAAAGGAACAAGCATTTTGAGGGCAGCTGACACCAGGCTCCCTGACTCCTCAGTTGGGGCCCCTGGGAAACTCCAGTGGGAGAGGGCCTCGGGGCCAGGCCCTGACTCCACCTTAGGTTCCAGGCTGGGAGGCTGGACAGGCTGCTCTGGTCTGCCGTCCTGCTCGTCCGGGCccactcctttcccttccttggcCCCGGAGGGCGCCCCAGTGGGGCTCCTTGGGGCCCCGGCCAGATCTGAAGGTGCCTCCTGACCAAGCAGCAAAGCATGTGGCTCTGAGATGGAGATCGGCCTGACTACTTGGGGTGTCTGGGGGCCTGGGGTTGGAGGTGGGCTCCAGGAGAGCTGCAGGGCTCTGCGCGAGGAGGTGTTGAAGTCGCTTAGGAGCTGGTCCCAGTCATCGTCCTCCCCAAACAGTCGGGGCAGGGTAGCCTCCTCAGAGGAGACTGCCTGGACGTCTAGAGCCTTCTCGTCACCTGCTCTGGGGACACTAGGAAGGGTTTAGGAAGCTAAGGTCAGAGGAATCTCTCCCAATCGGTAACACCTCACAGTTGACCCCTTTCCCCAGTCTCTGCTCAGGCAGTCTTTCTCACCCTGCATGCACCCCCATTCCTCCCCTTCATCCAATCCTGCCCATCTTTCAGGGCCTATGTGaaccctcacctcctccaggaagccttccctgacctttcTGGTCCATCCCACTCCTATGAGCTGTAACAGGTAGAGTGAGTGTCTGCCTGGGATCCGTTACTACGCTAgactgtgtgcgtgtgtgtgtgtgtgtgtttgaatccCAGTTGTGGGATTGGGCACATGACATTcccccctctctgtgccttagttcccTGGTCTGAGAAGTGGGCCTGAGCATGTCGGCCTGGCAGGATTGTTGTGAAGTTTAAGGAGGGAAACTCTGGGCGTGTTCTGCGTGCTGACCAGGGCCTCAGAGAACTCAGAGCCTCCCTCCCTCGTTTTCGGGAAGCCCTGCTCCCCACCTTGGCCCAGGGGCGGCAGCTACTTGCCTGGGTTCCTCCTCTACCTGCCAGGACGCGTGGCCCCTGGCGGCGCTCAGACGCCCCCTGGTCGCCTGCAGCTGCCCCTGAGCCTCCTCCAGCCGCCCAGCCAGGTCACGCTCCGTCTCCCGAAGCTGCTGGTTCTCTGAGTTGGCCTCCTGGTGGGTGCCGCTGAGGTGGTGCAGCTGGGCCTCCAGCTGCGGGAGGTGGAAATGCGAGGAGGAGGGAAGCCCGGGTGTCCTCCAGGGCAACAACCAGCCTCCGCAGGCCACCATGGGGCCTCGACTCCAGGCTCCTGGAGACCCAGCTTCAACAAAGGATTGGGCGGGGGGTTACCCCTTGTTGGCCTAATAGGCTCCGTTACCTCCCATCTGGGAGAGACATTGGAATTGAAGGAACTGGGTAAGACACACAAACTGCCAGAACCACAAGGGCCCAACATGTAGATGGGCTCACACCCTCCTCTGCCCAGAGCGCTGCCCTGGTTGCTCGTCTCTGAACCCCATCTGGTCCACGGGGAGCTCCGGAGCCAACAGCGAGGCACAGGACTCGGGGATGGAACGAGGTGTGAGCACTCAGCAGGGAAGGTGAAGCCCTCACAGTGGCATCCAGTGCCCTGCTCGGTCCCTCCCACCTCATGAGGTCTCTGCCCTCCTCTCCCACTACTCTCCCCTTCCTCGGTCTGCTCCAGCCCACGGGTCTCCCCGCTGCTCCTGGAACCTTCACGGCACacacctgcctcagggcctttgcactcactgTTCTCTCCACCTGGACAGCCCTTCCCCAGGTACCACACGGCCCACTCCTCGTCTCCTTCAGGCCTTTACTCCAATGCCAGCAACTCAGTGAGGCCTTCCTGGATTCCCCTGTCAAAACCCTCTAGCCCCCTGCCCTGCTTCCCTTCATTCTCCTTAGCACCTTCACTCTCCAGCATGTTATAGATTTTACTTGCTTACTTTGTTTATCATCCATCTTCCTGACTAAGGTTATAACTccgtgggcaggggtttgtgtcTATCACGTTCCTCAGGACcgagaacagtgccaggcactaGAGGACACACCACAAATAATCGCCGGGTGAGGGAAAGAATGACCTCGGGGGGGAGAGGCTTCATGTCCACGGGGGACAGGACGAAATGGCCCCATGTGGAAAGGCCAATCTCCTCCCTTGACTGATGGGGCCAGCCTCAATTTCCAAGGAGCAGCTGCTGCAGAGGCATCTGGAAATCAGCCCGTGTTGGAAAGCTGAGACCAGGTGACGGAGCCAGGCAAGGCAACGGTGGAAAAGTCTCCAGGAACCTTGTCCAGTGCTGAAGGAAAGCTGGTTGCCCTGGTTCCACCACATGGTGGAACTAAGGTCAGTGGTCTGGGagttgagaaagggagagatggcGGCGCAGGGTCTCAGACCCAAAGACTTAGCCACAAAGCCAACTGGCAGTGACTATGGGCTACAAGACCTGGGGTGTCGGGGCAGCAGGGAGCTAGGTCAGATTCAGAGACAGTAACAGTTGTGATGGGtaaagcacctactgtgtgccaggcaccacgcTAGGCCCTCAAACATGGTATCTCTAGTCATCCCAGCAGCCTTCTAGGGCAAGGGTTCTGATCTCCGATTCTctgatgaggaaaccaagtctcAGATGGCTTAAAAACCTGCCCCAGGTCACTCAGTTGACAGTGGAGACAAGAGTTGAACACCACCTTATCACTAAGCCTCTCCGACACTGGGACCTCATGTTTGCCCAGTGCCTTCCCGTTTCAATGTGCTTTCCCCTTCATTACGTCATTTGACCCAACTAGCCTAGGAGATGCAATAGATGTGGcgagtcccattttacagatggagaaactaaggcCAAGACAAGCAAAGTTATTGCCTCAGATTTGCATGGCTCTTAATTGGAACagcagggatttgaacctggATTTTCCCGGCAGTCCCTCTGCACTCCCTGGCCTCATCTCAGAAAAGGGGGCCCAACCACCCCCATGAATTCTCAGAAGGTGGGTGTCAGAGTGTGCAAATTCTCAGAAATTGGGCTCTCAGGCAAGCGTTCTTACTcacctccctctggccctccgtCAGCCGTTGAAATTCGCGCTCCTTGGCCTCCAAGACCTCCTGCATCTGGGAGCTGAAGGCCAGGTCCCGGGAGTCGCTCTGGGGAGCAGAGAGGTTTCAGCCCCTGAGCTGCTGACTTAGTCCCCGCAAGGCCGGACCAGCCCTCCCCACACTCCACCTCCACCCAGGCCTGGGGCACAGGGTCCGGGATGCCCCGGCAAGGCCAGATCTCAGGTCAGCTTCCCTGGCTCAGGCCAAGATGCGGCACCaagatggaggcccagagagcgAGACCTGGCCGAGATGGGCAGGGGACTGAGGCCCAGCGCTCCCCCTACGTCTCTCTGAGGAATGCCAGCTGGGCAGGGGTGAGAGGGCCTTCCCCCAGCGGCCTCCTGCTGTCCCGCACTGGCCAGTGCCCGGACCCACTACTCAGCCAGCAGAGGGGCCCAGGGCCGGGGTCAAGGGCGGGCTGCCAGGGGAGGCCACCTCGGCCTGCAGCTGCTGCTTCTCCCGGCGGATCTGCTGCTCCATCTCCTCATAGAGCTGCTGGACCTCTCGGTGGTGGTCGGAGTCCCgcctggaaggggagggggcgggccggGCAGCGGGTGAGCGCCCGGGGACCCTGCTGCTGGCAGGGGTGGTCTGGGCCTGTGTTTGGAGTCCATCCTGCTGCTCACCTCACTCTGCCAGTGGTCACTGACCCCTGTCACCCTGAGAGCAGTCATCCCAACAACAGCCCCTGATGCATATGCCCTTGACATTGGTCATCCTGATCCCATCATGCTGACTCCCGTAACCCTCACCAAGATATTGGTTCCCGTGGCCCCATCCCATGGTCCCAATTGCCCCATCACCCTGTCCCCACTTCCCGCtgtctccatcccccacccccaaacccagaCCCCGGGCCAGGGCTCTGTCCACGCCCACCCCGGGGTCGCTGCATGCTTTGTGATCTACATGAGCAATGCCCCCGGAGGTGGGGGCCACAGTGGCCCTGCGCCGAGACGCACTGGCCATTCCCACTCCCACTCAAGGCCCGTCTCTGTCCTCTTCAACAGGTCCCCTAAGCCATCCCTTCTTCCAG encodes the following:
- the RAB44 gene encoding LOW QUALITY PROTEIN: ras-related protein Rab-44 (The sequence of the model RefSeq protein was modified relative to this genomic sequence to represent the inferred CDS: deleted 1 base in 1 codon), with product MESGQRVPRKGRRLGSSRRRQMREPADGQDALVAPEPESLSSPEAAELQRFFQDCGAKERGFVTREDLAVAKFSFLGSAEELEMIFDWVDVEQKGRLSLEEFSSGLKNIFGSSLSTHRLHRKRPLSSKRESAATSFPVLEEADPEEKEAFLAFIQQLGAGHLLPEQADIWQLWGKLRQEEPQVAGNLEGFLARMSSRLQEARADKEVLELTLRKRDSDHHREVQQLYEEMEQQIRREKQQLQAESDSRDLAFSSQMQEVLEAKEREFQRLTEGQRELEAQLHHLSGTHQEANSENQQLRETERDLAGRLEEAQGQLQATRGRLSAARGHASWQVEEEPSVPRAGDEKALDVQAVSSEEATLPRLFGEDDDWDQLLSDFNTSSRRALQLSWSPPPTPGPQTPQVVRPISISEPHALLLGQEAPSDLAGAPRSPTGAPSGAKEGKGVGPDEQDGRPEQPVQPPSLEPKVESGPGPEALSHWSFPGAPTEESGSLVSAALKMLVPLEDAPPPQVISPPPQAPAGPSEALQASQPDDKSPGPGPVSDKRPRQSEALYQDLHVPGPEPGLGSPGARALTLGPAGPSQDLEPVGQPPTEGLEQGQLGPGVQEGPPGGPREAHGQVLGPDGLPALSHEHLEEEPRVEERKQVGQGGQDLSSEQSSEAHGLKAGHSELPQRDHLPAPLPCDTPRAEAEAEAPSTRPPPLGSRQEGAQPGGGAGLQEHTQSPPTMVELEAQPTASPTTARAEEQGSLQSREPTADHRPPAPGTDSREAAPTSSPGSPTASEPPADPDYLFHVIFLGDSNVGKTSFLHLLHQNSFATGLTATVGVDFRVKTLLVDNKCFVLQLWDTAGQERYHSMTRQLLRKADGVVLMYDITSQESFAHVRYWLDCLRESGPDGVVILLLGNKMDCEEERQVPIEAGQRLAQELGVSFGECSAALGHNILEPVVDLARALKMQEDRLKDSLVEVTPKRPQKRAECCF